The Arcobacter porcinus sequence TTCCTGTGGTAGTTACAGAAAACCATGTTGGATATAAATTAGGTGAGTTTGCACCAACTAGAACATTTAAGGGCCACAAAGGTTCTGTTCAAAGAAAGGCGTAATAATGGCAAGAGCGATATTAAAATTTATTAGAGTTTCTCCAATTAAAGCTAGACTTATTGCAAGAGAAGTTCAAGGAATGAATGCAGAGTATGCAATTGCATCTTTACAATTTACTCCAAATAAAGCTGCAGCATTAATTTCAAAAGTAATAGCTTCAGCAGTAGCAAACTCAGGATTAGATCCAGCAGATGCAGTAATTACAAGTGCTAGAGTAGATAAAGGACCAGTTCTTAAAAGATTTACTCCAAGAGCAAGAGGTTCAGCTTCTCCAAAGCATAAACCAACAGCGCATATTATGATTGAAGTTGCAGCATCTACAAAAGGAGACAAGTAATGGGTCAAAAAGTTAATCCAATAGGTTTAAGATTAGGTATTAATAGAAACTGGGAATCAAGATGGTTTCCAAAATTTGAAACAATGCCTGCTAATGTAGCTGAAGATGACAAAATCAGAAAATTTGTTAAAAAAGAGTTATATTATGCTGGAATTGCTCAAACAGTTATTGAAAGAACTGCAAAAAAAGTTAGAGTAACAGTAGTTGCTGCAAGACCTGGAATTATCATTGGTAAAAAAGGTGCAGACGTAGAAAAACTAAAAGATTCTCTATCAAAACTTGTAGGAAAAGAGATAGCAGTAAATATTAAAGAGGAGAGAAAACCTCAAGTATCTGCTCAGTTATCTGCTGAAAATGTTGCTCAACAATTAGAAAGAAGAGTTGCATTTAGAAGAGCTATGAAAAGAGTTATGCAAAATGCACTAAAAGGCGGAGCAAAAGGTATTAAAGTATCTGTTTCTGGAAGACTTGGTGGAGCTGAAATGGCTAGAACTGAGTGGTATTTAGAAGGAAGAGTTCCGTTACATACTTTAAGAGCTAGAATTGATTATGGTTTTGCTGAAGCTCATACAGCTTATGGTTGTATTGGTATTAAAGTTTGGATATTCAAAGGTGAAGTTCTTGCAAAAGGAATTCCAACTGAAAAATCTGAAACTACTGAGTCTAAACCAAAAAGAAGACCAGCAAAGAAAAGAGGTAAATAATTATGTTAATGCCTAAAAGAACAAAATTTAGAAAAATGATGAAAGGAAGAAATCGAGGTGAAGCTCATAGAGGTAACTCATTAGCTTATGGAGATTTCGGAATTAAAGCAGTTGAACACGGAAGAGTAGATTCAAGACAAATCGAAGCTTCTAGGGTTGCAATGACTAGAAAAGTTAAAAGACAAGCAAAAGTATGGATTATGGTATTCCCTGACAAACCACTTACAGCTAAACCACTTGAAACAAGAATGGGTAAAGGTAAAGGTTCAGTAGATAAATGGGTTATGAACATTAAGCCAGGAAGAGTATGTTTTGAAATGGCTGGTGTTGATGAAGAGTTAGCAAGAGAAGCTTTGGCTTTAGCTATGCACAAATTACCATTTAAAACTAAATTTATAACAAGAGATAGCGAAAATGAACTATACTGAGATTAAAGACAAAAGCTTGGTAGAATTACAAGCGTTATTAAAAGAGAAAAAGGTGCTACTTTTTGAATTAAAAGCTAAGCTAAAAACTATGCAGTTAACTAATACATCTGAATTAAATGTGGCAAAAAAAGATATTGCTAGAATTCAGACTGCTATTACAGCTGTTAAAGCTAACTAAGGATCTATAGATGTCACACAAAAGAGAGATTCAAGGTGTAGTTGTTAAAAAATCTGGTGATAAAACAGCTTCTGTTTTAGTTACAAGATCAGTTTTACACCCAAAATATCATAAAACTGTTAAAAGATTTAAAAAATATTTAGTTCATGATGAAAAAAATGAGTTAAATGAAGGTGATACTGTGATCGCAGTTGAATGTAGACCATTGTCAAAAACTAAATCTTTTAGATTAAAGACAGTAGTTGCTACAGGAGTTAAATAATGATTCAAAGTTTTACAAGATTAAATGTAGCTGATAACACAGGTGCAAAAGAGATTATGTGTATTAAAGTTTTAGGTGGTTCTAAAAGAAGATATGCAACTGTTGGAGATGTAATTGTAGCTTCTGTTAAGAAAGCTCTTCCAACTGGAAAAATCAAAAAAGGACAAGTTGTTAAAGCAGTTATCGTTAGAACTCATAAAGAAGTTCAAAGAGAAAATGGTTCATTAATTAGATTTGATGACAACGCAGCTGTTATTTTAGATGCTAAAAGAGAGCCTATTGGAACAAGAATTTTTGGACCAGTTGCCAGAGAAGTTAGATATTCAGGATTTATGAAAATCGTTTCACTTGCACCGGAGGTATTATAATGGCTATTAAATTTAAAATTAAAAAAGGTGATACAGTTAAAATCATTGCTGGTGATGATAAAGGAAAAACTGGAGAAGTTTTACAAGTATTACCAAAAACAAACCAAGTAATCGTAAAAGATTGTAAAGTTGCTAAAAAAACAGTTAAACCAGACCAAGAAAGAAATCCAGATGGTGGATTTATAAATAAAGAGATGCCAATTGATATTTCAAATGTGGCAAAAGTGGAAGGGTAAAAAATGGCATCAAGACTATTAGAAAGATATAAAGCTGAAATTAAACCAGTTCTTGAAACAGAGTTTCCTAAAAACAAAACTTTAACAGCTAAAGTTGATAAAATTGTTATCTCTGTTGGTGCTGGTGAAGCTATGAAAGATACAAAGCTAATCCAAAACATCCAAGATACAATCTCTTTAATTGCAGGTCAAAAAGCAGTTAAAGTTATTGCTAAAAAATCTGTTGCTGGATTTAAAGTAAGAGAAGGAATGCCTGTTGGTGTTAAAGTAACATTAAGAGGTCAAAATATGTATTACTTCTTAGATAAACTTTGCTCAATTGCATTACCAAGAGTAAAAGACTTCAGAGGTGTTAATAAAAATGGATTTGATGGTAGAGGAAACTTTAACTTCGGACTTGATGAACAATTAATGTTCCCAGAAGTAGTTTATGATAACATCATTAAAACACATGGAATGAATATTTCAATAGCTACAACTGCAACAAGCGATGCTGAAGCATATAGGCTATTAGAGTTAATTGGAATTCCATTTTCAAAAGGAAGAGCGTAATGGCAAAAAAATCTATGATCGCTAAACAACAAAGAACACCTAAGTTTGCTGTAAGAGCATACACAAGATGTTCTGTTTGTGGAAGACCTCACTCAGTATATAAAGATTTTGGTCTATGTAGAGTTTGTTTAAGAAAAATGGCTAACGAAGGTTTATTACCTGGTGTTAGAAAAGCTAGTTGGTAGGAGAAAAAAGCTATGATGAATGATTTAATCGCAGATGCTTTAACTAGAATGAGAAATGCTTCTATGAGAAGATTAGAAGTTACGACACTATTACACTCTAATACAGTGGCTGGTGTGGTTAATGTACTTTTACAAAAAGAGTATATTTCTGGTTTTAAAGTTATCGAGGGTACAAATAATAAAAAGACAATTCAAGTTGAATTAAAATATGACGATAAAGAAAAATCAGCAATTAACGAAATTGTAAGAGTTTCAAAACCAGGAAGAAGAGTTTATAAACCAGCTTCTGAAATTAAAAACTTTAAAAACGGTTACGGTACTATTATTCTTTCAACTAACAAAGGTATTATTGCAAATGATGAAGCATATGCAGCTAATGTTGGTGGAGAAGTACTTTGTACTGTTTGGTAGGAGAGTATAATGTCTAGAATTGGAAAAAGACCTATCGCAATTCCTGCAGGAATTGAAGTAACAATAGATGGAACACAAATTAGTGTTAAAAAAGGAAATAATGTTTCAGTAGTTGAAACTCATGGAAGAGTTGAAGCAAAAATTGAAGATAAACAATTAGTTCTTTCAAAAGTTGGTGATACAAAAGAATCAGCAGCTTTCTGGGGAACATATAGAGCTTTATCAGCAAATGCTATCAATGGACTTCACGAAGGTTTTACTAAAACTTTAGAGATCAATGGAGTTGGATATAAAGCAGCTGTAAAAGGTAATGTTTTAGAGTTAATCTTAGGATATTCTCACCCAATTAATTTTGAAATTGCTAAAGGTTTAGAAATCTCTGTTGAGAAAAATATAATTACTGTTAAAGGTGCAGACAAACAACAAGTTGGTCAGGCTGCTGCAATTATTAGAGGCTTTAGAAAACCAGAACCTTATAAAGGTAAAGGTGTTAAGTATACTGATGAAAGAATCATCAGAAAAGCTGGAAAAACGGCTAAGAAGTAAGGTGTAACTATGAGTAGAGTAAAAGATCTAGCAAAAAAAATTGCTTTAAGAATTAAAAGAAAAAAAAGAGTTAGAGCTAATATTTTTGGTACAGCAGAAAAGCCAAGAGTAACTATTTTTAAATCTAATAAATTCATTAGTGCACAAGCTATTAATGATGCTGAAGGTAGAACTTTAGCTTCAATTAGCTCTCAAGCTATGGGTTTAAATGGAAATAAAGAGAACGCTTCTAAAGTTGCAGCTGAGTTTGCTTCTAAGTTGAAAGCAGCTGGAATAGATACAGTAGTATACGATAGAAACGGATATCTTTATCATGGTGTTGTTGCAGCATTTGCTGACGCATTAAGAGAAAATGGTATTAAATTATAAGGATTAATGATGGCAGTAAATAGAGAAGACTTTCAAGAAGCAATCGTTAAAATCGGAAGAGTAACAAAAGTTGTAAAAGGTGGAAGAAGATTCAGATTTACAGCTTTAGTTGTTGTTGGTGATAAAAACGGAACAGTAGGATTTGGAACAGGAAAAGCAAAAGAGGTTCCTGATGCAATTAAAAAAGCTTTAGATGATGCATTTAAAAGTTTAGTAACTATCTCAATTAAAGGTACTACAATTGCACATGATATTGAACATAAATATAATTCAAGTAAAATATTATTAAAACCAGCTTCAGAAGGAACTGGATTAATAGCTGGAGGAGCTGCAAGACCTGTTCTTGAGCTTTCTGGTTTAAAAGATATTATTGCTAAATCTTTAGGTTCAAACAATCCAAATAACCTTGTACAAGCTACTGTTGAAGCACTTGCAAGAATAAAAGGATAAAAGATGATATTAGACAATTTACAAGCTGCTTGTGGTAGCACAAGAGAAGCTAAGAGAAAAGGTAGAGGTCAAGGTAGTGGTAATGGTAAAACAGCTGGTAAAGGACATAAAGGTCAAAGAGCTAGAGCTGGTTACAATGTAAAAAGAGGTTTTGAAGGTGGACAACAACCACTTTCAAGAAGATTACCAAAAGTAGGATTTGTTTCAAGAGTAGTTAAACCTTATTCACTAAACGTTGATAAAATTACAGCTATTGCTTCTTTAGATGAAATTACTTTAGAAAGTATTAAATCTGTATATAAGTTATCAAAAAGTGTTGAAAAAGTTAAACTTATTGGAACTACAGCTAAAAATTTAAACGCTAAGATTAAAGACGAAAACGTTACTACTACTGGAAAATAATTATGAGTAAAGATCTAGTAAATAAGATTTTTATTACATTAGGTTTTATTTTTCTTTACAGGTTACTGGCTTATGTGCCAGTACCTGGAGTAAATATAGATGTAGTAAAAGAATTCTTTGATTCAAATGCAGGTAATGCATTAGGATTAGTAAATATGTTTAGTGGAAATGCAGTTGAAAGACTAAGTATTATCTCACTAGGTATTATGCCTTACATCACAGCTTCTATTATTATGGAACTTCTAGCAGCA is a genomic window containing:
- the rplO gene encoding 50S ribosomal protein L15; the protein is MILDNLQAACGSTREAKRKGRGQGSGNGKTAGKGHKGQRARAGYNVKRGFEGGQQPLSRRLPKVGFVSRVVKPYSLNVDKITAIASLDEITLESIKSVYKLSKSVEKVKLIGTTAKNLNAKIKDENVTTTGK
- the rplF gene encoding 50S ribosomal protein L6, with product MSRIGKRPIAIPAGIEVTIDGTQISVKKGNNVSVVETHGRVEAKIEDKQLVLSKVGDTKESAAFWGTYRALSANAINGLHEGFTKTLEINGVGYKAAVKGNVLELILGYSHPINFEIAKGLEISVEKNIITVKGADKQQVGQAAAIIRGFRKPEPYKGKGVKYTDERIIRKAGKTAKK
- the rpsQ gene encoding 30S ribosomal protein S17; amino-acid sequence: MSHKREIQGVVVKKSGDKTASVLVTRSVLHPKYHKTVKRFKKYLVHDEKNELNEGDTVIAVECRPLSKTKSFRLKTVVATGVK
- the rpsE gene encoding 30S ribosomal protein S5 encodes the protein MAVNREDFQEAIVKIGRVTKVVKGGRRFRFTALVVVGDKNGTVGFGTGKAKEVPDAIKKALDDAFKSLVTISIKGTTIAHDIEHKYNSSKILLKPASEGTGLIAGGAARPVLELSGLKDIIAKSLGSNNPNNLVQATVEALARIKG
- the rplR gene encoding 50S ribosomal protein L18, which gives rise to MSRVKDLAKKIALRIKRKKRVRANIFGTAEKPRVTIFKSNKFISAQAINDAEGRTLASISSQAMGLNGNKENASKVAAEFASKLKAAGIDTVVYDRNGYLYHGVVAAFADALRENGIKL
- the rplV gene encoding 50S ribosomal protein L22 gives rise to the protein MARAILKFIRVSPIKARLIAREVQGMNAEYAIASLQFTPNKAAALISKVIASAVANSGLDPADAVITSARVDKGPVLKRFTPRARGSASPKHKPTAHIMIEVAASTKGDK
- the rpsC gene encoding 30S ribosomal protein S3 produces the protein MGQKVNPIGLRLGINRNWESRWFPKFETMPANVAEDDKIRKFVKKELYYAGIAQTVIERTAKKVRVTVVAARPGIIIGKKGADVEKLKDSLSKLVGKEIAVNIKEERKPQVSAQLSAENVAQQLERRVAFRRAMKRVMQNALKGGAKGIKVSVSGRLGGAEMARTEWYLEGRVPLHTLRARIDYGFAEAHTAYGCIGIKVWIFKGEVLAKGIPTEKSETTESKPKRRPAKKRGK
- a CDS encoding type Z 30S ribosomal protein S14, with the translated sequence MAKKSMIAKQQRTPKFAVRAYTRCSVCGRPHSVYKDFGLCRVCLRKMANEGLLPGVRKASW
- the rplN gene encoding 50S ribosomal protein L14; this translates as MIQSFTRLNVADNTGAKEIMCIKVLGGSKRRYATVGDVIVASVKKALPTGKIKKGQVVKAVIVRTHKEVQRENGSLIRFDDNAAVILDAKREPIGTRIFGPVAREVRYSGFMKIVSLAPEVL
- the rplE gene encoding 50S ribosomal protein L5, with protein sequence MASRLLERYKAEIKPVLETEFPKNKTLTAKVDKIVISVGAGEAMKDTKLIQNIQDTISLIAGQKAVKVIAKKSVAGFKVREGMPVGVKVTLRGQNMYYFLDKLCSIALPRVKDFRGVNKNGFDGRGNFNFGLDEQLMFPEVVYDNIIKTHGMNISIATTATSDAEAYRLLELIGIPFSKGRA
- the rplX gene encoding 50S ribosomal protein L24 translates to MAIKFKIKKGDTVKIIAGDDKGKTGEVLQVLPKTNQVIVKDCKVAKKTVKPDQERNPDGGFINKEMPIDISNVAKVEG
- the rplP gene encoding 50S ribosomal protein L16, with translation MLMPKRTKFRKMMKGRNRGEAHRGNSLAYGDFGIKAVEHGRVDSRQIEASRVAMTRKVKRQAKVWIMVFPDKPLTAKPLETRMGKGKGSVDKWVMNIKPGRVCFEMAGVDEELAREALALAMHKLPFKTKFITRDSENELY
- the rpmC gene encoding 50S ribosomal protein L29; translation: MNYTEIKDKSLVELQALLKEKKVLLFELKAKLKTMQLTNTSELNVAKKDIARIQTAITAVKAN
- the rpsH gene encoding 30S ribosomal protein S8 codes for the protein MMNDLIADALTRMRNASMRRLEVTTLLHSNTVAGVVNVLLQKEYISGFKVIEGTNNKKTIQVELKYDDKEKSAINEIVRVSKPGRRVYKPASEIKNFKNGYGTIILSTNKGIIANDEAYAANVGGEVLCTVW